The Micromonospora sp. NBC_00421 genome contains a region encoding:
- the mhpA gene encoding bifunctional 3-(3-hydroxy-phenyl)propionate/3-hydroxycinnamic acid hydroxylase MhpA encodes MTDVLIVGYGPVGQVAAILLAQRGFTVRVVEKWPTPYSMPRAVSYDGEASRILAACGLGDRLDAVTELSGEYTWKNGFGRTLLHAKVAEDGPTGWPDSISFYQPGLEDRLAERGRALPGVEVHRGLEVTDLTDHGDRVDVTAVDGDGAEHTFTASWVLGCDGANSFVRRWLGTTVTDLGFGYDWLVCDVVLNEPHEFKPNNLQICDPARPRTAVSAGPDHRRWEFMRVPGESLEEFRSEASAWRLLGLFDITPDTARLDRYGVYTTQACYADTWRSGRVFLAGDAAHVMPPFLGQGMSSGFRAVVNLAWKLDLVHRGVADESLLDTYETERRAHVQHAIRMSIDSGTVICETDQKKAAGRDAVMLAALRRRTQQRHARSLREAIVDGVLHRNPDGSPAPFAGAPAVQGRVAVGGRTGRFDEVVGTGFVLLTRGPATLDPDATAFLHTLGAHRVTVRTADHTDTTPSAPGGGTPAVDDPTAPIDVVDLDGVHLAWLADANADAVLVRPDFYVFGVAAGPAGPAALVDDLRRQVSARALHP; translated from the coding sequence ATGACCGACGTACTGATCGTGGGCTACGGCCCGGTGGGCCAGGTGGCGGCGATCCTGCTCGCCCAGCGCGGATTCACCGTGCGCGTGGTGGAGAAGTGGCCGACCCCGTACAGCATGCCCCGTGCGGTGTCCTACGACGGCGAGGCCAGCCGGATCCTCGCCGCCTGCGGCCTCGGCGACCGCCTCGACGCCGTCACCGAGCTGTCCGGCGAGTACACCTGGAAGAACGGGTTCGGCCGGACGCTGCTGCACGCCAAGGTGGCCGAGGACGGCCCCACCGGCTGGCCGGACTCCATCTCCTTCTACCAGCCGGGTCTGGAGGACCGCCTCGCCGAACGGGGGCGGGCCCTGCCCGGTGTCGAGGTGCACCGAGGGCTGGAGGTCACCGACCTGACCGACCACGGCGACCGGGTCGACGTGACCGCCGTCGACGGCGACGGCGCGGAGCACACCTTCACCGCCTCCTGGGTGCTCGGCTGCGACGGCGCGAACAGCTTCGTCCGCCGCTGGCTCGGCACCACAGTCACCGACCTGGGCTTCGGCTACGACTGGCTGGTCTGCGACGTGGTGCTCAACGAGCCGCACGAGTTCAAGCCCAACAACCTCCAGATCTGCGACCCGGCCCGGCCGCGCACCGCCGTCTCCGCGGGCCCCGACCACCGCCGGTGGGAGTTCATGCGGGTGCCGGGGGAGAGCCTGGAGGAGTTCCGCAGCGAGGCGAGCGCCTGGCGGCTGCTGGGTCTGTTCGACATCACCCCGGACACCGCCCGGCTGGACCGCTACGGCGTCTACACCACCCAGGCCTGCTACGCCGACACCTGGCGCTCCGGGCGGGTGTTCCTGGCCGGCGACGCCGCCCACGTCATGCCCCCCTTCCTCGGCCAGGGCATGAGCTCCGGCTTCCGGGCCGTGGTCAACCTCGCCTGGAAGCTGGACCTGGTGCACCGGGGCGTCGCCGACGAGTCCCTGCTCGACACGTACGAGACGGAGCGACGGGCCCACGTGCAGCACGCCATCCGGATGTCCATCGACTCCGGCACCGTGATCTGCGAGACGGACCAGAAGAAGGCCGCCGGTCGGGACGCGGTGATGCTGGCCGCGCTGCGTCGGCGTACCCAGCAGCGGCACGCCCGCTCGCTGCGTGAGGCGATCGTCGACGGCGTACTGCACCGCAACCCGGACGGCAGCCCCGCCCCCTTCGCCGGCGCCCCCGCCGTGCAGGGTCGGGTGGCCGTCGGCGGCCGGACCGGACGCTTCGACGAGGTGGTCGGCACCGGATTCGTCCTGCTCACCCGAGGTCCGGCCACGCTCGACCCGGACGCCACCGCGTTCCTTCACACCCTCGGTGCCCACCGGGTCACCGTGCGCACCGCCGACCACACCGACACCACCCCTTCCGCCCCCGGCGGCGGCACCCCCGCCGTCGACGACCCCACCGCGCCGATCGACGTCGTCGACCTCGACGGCGTCCACCTGGCCTGGCTGGCCGACGCGAACGCCGACGCCGTGCTGGTCCGACCCGACTTCTACGTCTTCGGCGTGGCGGCCGGCCCGGCCGGCCCGGCCGCCCTCGTGGACGACCTGCGTCGCCAGGTCTCCGCTCGGGCCCTGCACCCCTGA
- a CDS encoding thioesterase II family protein, with the protein MTEHDNGLWVRRFHPAPAGTPRLVCLPHAGGSASFYFPVSRALSPAVEVLSIQYPGRQDRRHEPCVDNIPELARQVFRVLRPWIDEPLAIFGHSMGASLGFEVARLMEAETGRPVTRLFASGRRAPSCHRDETVHLLDDEGLLADVEKLSGTNVATLGDPDMLRAALPAIRNDYRAAEKYEYTPGPKLSCPVTVFTGDDDPKTTVDEARVWQEHTTGPFDMHVFPGGHFFLTPHQPAILRTLSATLTRTAVG; encoded by the coding sequence ATGACCGAGCACGACAACGGCCTGTGGGTACGCCGGTTCCACCCGGCTCCGGCCGGTACGCCCCGGCTGGTGTGCCTGCCGCACGCCGGCGGGTCCGCGAGCTTCTACTTCCCGGTCTCCCGGGCGCTGTCGCCGGCCGTGGAGGTCCTCAGCATCCAGTACCCGGGGCGGCAGGACCGCCGCCACGAGCCGTGCGTCGACAACATCCCGGAGCTGGCCCGGCAGGTCTTCCGGGTGCTGCGGCCCTGGATCGACGAGCCGTTGGCGATCTTCGGACACAGCATGGGCGCGAGCCTCGGCTTCGAGGTGGCGCGGCTGATGGAGGCGGAGACCGGCAGGCCGGTTACGCGCCTGTTCGCGTCGGGACGACGGGCGCCGTCCTGCCACCGGGACGAGACGGTGCACCTGCTCGACGACGAGGGCCTGCTCGCCGACGTGGAGAAGCTGAGCGGCACGAACGTGGCGACGCTCGGCGACCCCGACATGCTCCGGGCCGCGCTGCCGGCCATCCGCAACGACTACCGGGCGGCGGAGAAGTACGAATACACCCCCGGGCCGAAGCTGTCCTGCCCGGTGACGGTGTTCACCGGCGACGACGACCCGAAGACCACTGTCGACGAGGCCAGGGTGTGGCAGGAGCACACCACCGGGCCGTTCGACATGCACGTCTTCCCCGGCGGGCACTTCTTCCTGACCCCGCACCAGCCGGCGATCCTGCGTACCCTCTCGGCGACGCTGACCCGGACGGCGGTCGGCTGA
- a CDS encoding SAM-dependent methyltransferase, translating to MLENLRTLGRVIRTLATKDPVTRVRRFYEIQSPDVEFAARSSRYMNVGYWEEGVTSLDVAGEALAGKLADAAGFKPDDTLLDVGFGYGDQDFAWLRDRRVAKVHGINVTPRHVEHARDRARREGLTGQTDFQLGTATELPFPDDTFDRVVALESAFHFYPRSAFFAEAFRVLKPGGTLATADIIPLNGGTPRMSISSGPLSFVKFSIPDENWHDRSVYAEQLTAAGFVNPDVQSIQDRTWEGWRRFQAARPDDPAFQAAAERSAVKGMANHWRDENLIKKEIALLDYVIAVAHKP from the coding sequence ATGTTGGAGAACCTCCGCACCCTCGGCCGGGTGATCCGCACCCTGGCCACCAAGGATCCGGTGACCCGGGTCCGCCGCTTCTACGAGATCCAGTCCCCGGACGTGGAGTTCGCCGCCCGCAGCAGCCGGTACATGAACGTCGGCTACTGGGAGGAGGGCGTGACCAGCCTGGACGTGGCCGGCGAGGCGCTGGCCGGGAAACTCGCCGACGCCGCCGGGTTCAAGCCCGACGACACCCTCCTCGACGTCGGCTTCGGCTACGGTGACCAGGACTTCGCCTGGCTGCGCGACCGCCGGGTGGCGAAGGTGCACGGGATCAACGTCACCCCCCGGCACGTCGAGCACGCACGTGACCGTGCCCGGCGCGAGGGCCTGACCGGGCAGACCGACTTCCAGCTCGGCACCGCCACCGAGTTGCCCTTCCCGGACGACACCTTCGACCGGGTCGTCGCGCTCGAGTCGGCCTTCCACTTCTATCCGCGCAGCGCCTTCTTTGCCGAGGCGTTCCGGGTGCTCAAGCCCGGCGGCACCCTCGCCACCGCCGACATCATCCCGCTCAACGGCGGGACCCCCCGGATGTCCATCAGCTCCGGGCCGCTGAGCTTCGTCAAGTTCAGCATCCCGGACGAGAACTGGCACGACCGGAGTGTCTACGCCGAGCAGCTCACCGCGGCCGGGTTCGTCAATCCTGACGTGCAGTCGATCCAGGACCGCACCTGGGAAGGATGGCGACGGTTCCAGGCCGCCCGGCCCGACGACCCGGCGTTCCAGGCCGCCGCCGAGCGCAGCGCCGTCAAGGGGATGGCGAACCACTGGCGCGACGAGAACCTGATCAAGAAGGAGATCGCCCTGCTCGACTACGTCATCGCCGTCGCCCACAAGCCGTGA